Within Paenibacillus albicereus, the genomic segment CATGGTTCGGCAGTACAAACGTGATCTTCCGTTCCTTTGTCTCGTACATACCTTTGGCCCATGTCGCAGCTGCTGATACATCGCCGGCGGCGATTCCAGGAACAGTTCCCACGTTCCAAGGAATGGTTTCAAGGTAGTTGTAGGCTGCGGAGTAATCCGTCGCGGCGGACGGGATGACGACAACCTTTACAAGCGCCGGCGTACCGATCATGGCGAGCGCGATGTGGTTTTTATTGACGACGGTCAGCCCCGCGGGGATCTCGTCGCCTGGACGCAGTTTGTACTCCGTGACGCCAGTTGATACGGAACTGTCCTTCAGCACGATCGCCAGCACGCCGGCGCCGCCTTGCTGGACGGCAGCCGCCGCGGTGGATTTGAACACGATGTTTACGTTCGGCATTCCGAGTGGCATTGTCATCCTCCATTCTGGTCCAGATGGACCTCTTGCATTTTGTCGTACTCCGGAAGCTCCCGAGCCGCTTGGCCTTCCAGGATAACAGTGATGTAGACTTCGCCGTCCCTTGGTCCGCCGTCAATGCCCGCTAAGGAGTAACAGGAACCATCCGGGGCAGAAAGTGCCGGCGAAGCCTGCAGCGCACCCATCAGCCGATCGGAAACGTCGAGCTGATCAAAGGCATCCGGCTCACCACCGCGAGCCAGCCGGGGGAAGTAGACGATCTGCCAGGTCATTCGTTGTTGCCGGTAATTCAGATTTAGGAATTCGGACGAATGCGCTGCGAGTTGAACGAAAAAAGACGGCTGTTCAAAGCCGTCCGGCGCCGTGTTGACGTATGTGATCGCGACCTCTGGAATCGTCTCCTTGAGCAAGCGCCGAATAGCATCCAGGCTGCTACGAAACATCGAAGCCCGCCTCCCTGCCAAGGTCTCCAATAAAATCGTCGACCATATCCGGTATGTCCCGATTAGTTCGCTCGAGCGCCCGCTTGGTAAAGTGCGTTCCGGCCACGAAGCCGAGATCCTTTTTGTACCTGCGAATCTTGCCGGTCTTCGTCTTCTTGCGCGTCACCTTGATGAGCCTGTGACCGTCCTCGACCATCTTCGCATACCAGACCTTTGTGCCAACTTCGATCGTCTCGCCAGGATCGACGAAAAGGATCCATTCCTTTTGTCCTTTGTAGAGCTCGCGTTTAAACGACGCCTTTAGCCGGCCCGAGCTGACGGGTGCTTCTGAGGCGCAGTTATCAAGGTGCTTTTTCCCGACGTCGTACCGCAGCTGGTCATAACGGGTTTTGTCCTTGGCTGCTTTGCCGAGTGCCTTCGAGAGTTTGTCCAGACCGTCAATTTTGAAGCTCATGCCGGCGCCTCCCTCTCTATTTGGACTTCGGTATGATGGTTGTTTGGACGGTATGGCTCACCGGCACGGTACTCACCTGCTCCGTGGACCTTCACAAGATCACCCGCCTGGACTTCGGCCGCAACAGGCATGTAGATCATGTAGACTTCCGCGATCTCTGTCTGCGGCTCACCACGAACAGCAGAAATACTTTTGCGGGACAGCCGACAAGGATGGGAGCTGACTCGCTGGTAATCGTTAGGACCATTAATGGGCGAATTGTACTCGTCCTTTTGCGGCAGCGCACGCCAAACCGTGCAGCGCTGATTAAGCATTCCCGGCCCCATCAGCGCCACCGCCTGACATGTGATCGCAGTAAACCACGTACGGCCCGTGGGAGGTTCGGGGACTCGCCGTCAATCCCCTTATCGTAAGTCACAGAGTAGTCGCCGATCCGCTCCGATACTTTTCCCCACTCTCCCGAATACAGGAGCTTGCAGAGCAACAGGCAGGCCAATTCGATTGATTTGGGCAACGTAGGTTCAGGACCGCCAGGCTCGTCGCTCGGCAGCACGAATCCGCCCGTATACCGTACAGGAATGTTGAATATTCCACGCGGCCAGTGCTCCTTCCGGAACAGCATGCCGTCTTCCAGTTCAACAAAATTAGTGATGAGTTGTTCCGGTTCACCAACGGTCAAGATTGAGGCCACCGGATAGGCTCGAAGAGGAAGCATCGTTGATCCAAGCCCGCTGCAAAGCTCTGTTCGCTCCTTCAGTTCGAACGAGCGCCGGCAGTATAACTCTACCGCCTCTGACGCAGCCTGGAGGTAAAGCGCGACCTGTTCGTCCGCGCTTGAGTCCTCTGGCATGATGAGTAGTTGCTGTTTGGCCTTAGATAGGGTCGTAAGCATACCCAATCACCTGCCTCACTTTTCTTCTTTGGGTGCCTTTTGCTTCTCGGTCTTCGCGTCAGCCTTCTTCTCTTCATTTCCATTTCCCGCGTTTTCGTTCGGCTCTACAACTTCTTTGCCGATCACATCCGCTTCCCGAAGCAGCTTCTCCCTTTCCTCATCGGCTTCAATGACGTCTCCGACCCCCACCACATTGCCGGACAAGGTATCTTCAAATGGGTTTTTCACGATGAACCTTTTCATGTTTACCTCTCCTCTCATAGGGAAATGCAGGCCGAGGATTCCCGGCCTGCACAGCAATAAACTAGACTGCCGGGATGTCCAGGATGACGTAAGGGCTGACCTTCGTGACGCCGTTTTCCAGCGTCAGAGGCGCAACGACCCACGGTTTGCCATCGACGTTCCAGAACACCTTGATGACCGTCTTGTTCTGTTTAAACATGACGTGCTCAGATGCGGCGATGAACGGGCCGCTGCCGTCTTTGATCAGGTAATAGGACAGATCGACTAGCATCAGGTCGCCTTTGGCACCGAGAGCCGGCGTCTTGCCCGTGAACACGATTGGGATGCCGAACAGGGTAGACGGCAGGCCGCGCGTAGCGTCGCCGCGGATGAAAATGCTGTTGCCGGCATCGTCCTTCAGGGAAGCGATCATCACCATAGCCGATTGGTTGGCCACGAAAACGGAGTTGGACGTCGACTCCGGCAGCAGCGATGCCAGCATCTGCAGGATGTCGATGAACTGGATCTTGTTTGCCGTCGCGCGTTTGACTACCAGGCCACCCGCAGCGCCCAGGACGCCGGTTGGCTTGCCCGTGCCATTGCCGGTCAAGAAGGCGATGTCCTCAGCAGCCGTCATGGCTTTCGTGAGAAGGCCACGGATGAAGGAGTCGGCAGCCTTCCAGTTCCGCAGCAGCTTGTCGGTGACGATCGTCGTGGCCGCCACCTCGTTCGGCTGCAGGGAGACCTCCGCCAGGGATGCATTCGTGTCCGGCTTGTCGGCCCCTTCCCCGATCCATTGGACCTGCACGCCGCCATATACGCCGTTGGTGCCTTGGTTCAGGGCCGGCATCGTGACCTTGGAGTCAGGCGGATCTCCTGCAGGGATGACTGTTGCGCGCGGACGGACCACGGACGGCGAAGCACCGATCTGCAGCACGTCCGGAATGAATTGATCCGGCACTGCGTAGCCGCCTTCCGAATCGACGCCCATCGACCACTGGTTCTGGAACTTTGGCATGATCTGGTCGCGGAACGCTTCCGGAACCCCATAGCCGCCGCCCTCGCCCTGGCCTACAGGCAGGTTCTGCAGACGGCCCGTCGAATCTCCGAAACGAACTGCATGGATGATTTCGCCGAGGTTTTGGAAGCCGCCGTTGTCGAGGCGTTTCGCCTGTACCGGAGCGCCGGCCACCGCCGCAGGACGGAAAGGCTGCCCGGACGTCTGGTTCAGCACTGCAGTACGAGCAGCCATCTTGTTCTCGCGCCCCTCTTGCTTCTGAGCCGCTTCGATTTTCGCGGAGTAGTCGTCGAACGAAGCATCCAGCCGATCGTACTCGGCCTCTTCTTCGTCCGTGAGGTTCCGGCCCTCGGTTTTAGCTTTGTTCACGATGGCTTGCTGTTGGTCATGGACAGAAGCACGAGCCTGCAGCAGCTCCGCAAGCGATTCGACCGCACCTTCGGCGAACGTCTGAAGATTCAGGGGGAAACGGAATTTGGACTGGTTTTTCATCGATTGAGCACTCTCCCTTTCAAAGCGAGTTGTTTTTCAAACAAAGAAAGCGGTGCGCTTGGCGCCCGCTCAGGTGTGGTTGATTCGGTTGTCATGTTGGCTTCAGGGGCGGGCGTCTCTTGCTTCGGAGGCTTGATCCGATTGTACTGTTCGGCAAAGCGATCCATGGCCTGGCTGACGCTGTTCTGAATGGCCAGCCTGCTGAACATGAACGAATCTTGGACTGCCGGATCCGCATCAGCAGGCACCGCTTCATCGGTATAGAGGATGCCATTGGCGAATCCCTCGGCTACTGCCTTCTTGGCGCTCATCCAGGTTTCTTCATCCATCAGCCTCGAAATCTTGTTTGCGCTCAGACCCGTTTTCATCTGGTACGCATTGACGAGCGTTTGCTTGACCTCATCCAAGACGTCGGCCATATGGCGCATGTCCTTGGCTTCCCCGCGCGTGCCGCTCCAAGGGTTATGGATCATCAGGATGCTCACCGGGGACATGTAGACTTCATCGCCGGCCATGGCGATCACGGAGCCCGCGGATGCCGCCTTGCCGTCGATCTTGACCACGACTTTCCCCTTGTGCTCCTTCAAGGCGTTGTACATCCCTGCCGCGGCAAAGACGTCGCCGCCCCAACTGTCGATCCAAACCGTGATGTCCTTGCCTTTGTATGCGGAGAGCTCCTCTTTGAAGGCGCTCGGATTGGCGACGGGTATGCCGAACCATTCGTAAATCCATGCATCGTCATCGCTGACGATCTCGCCCTCAATGCGCAGCTCAACATTGTCGCCGTCGGCAGAAGCTTTAAAGTTCCAGAACCGTTTCACTATTTACTCTCACCTCCTCCACCAGAGTTTGGTTTTGTTTGGCCGGCTGCCGCAGTAGGCGAGACCATATTTCCGTTGACGAGGTAAGCCTCGCCCTCCGGACCGTCGATTGGATTCATGTCCTCGATCTCCAGCCACTTATTGGCGTTGATGACGCCGTTCTGCCGCATCTGCGCCAGACCTTCTTGCCGGCTCTTGTAGTCTCCTCGCAACAGGCCGGAGACATTGAACTTGGCATAGTAGCCTGCTCGACGCTCAGCCGCCGTGAACAGTTTCCAGTTGATTGTTTTCTCCCATGCCACCAGGTAAGGCATAAGAGAGTACTGCACGAACTCAATCGCTTGGTGCTCGATATTGTTGTTTGTGCTCCGTTCCAGATTGGCAATCATGTGCGGCGGAACGCGGAATAGCCCGCAAATTTCATCGCGGGTAAATTTCCGATTCTCGATGAATTGCGCATCGTTGAAAGACATCGGAATCCGGGAAAATTTCGATCCTTCCTCGAGCAGTAAAGGTCGCCACGAATTGGCGAGTCCGGATCCGCGCGCCTCCAGGTCATCCCGAAGTCGGTTGTATGCGACTTCGGAGAGCTCCTCCTGCACCTCGATTACACCGCCAACGTTCATGCCCTGCCCATAGAAGCGCGCGGCAAACTCGGCTGCCGCCAGACCGACCCCGATGGATTCGGCTGCCATACGGATGGGGCTGTATCCCATGATGCCGTCGAAGCCAAGCCCCGGAACATGGAAGATGGCTGAAGCTGGATAGACTTCCTGCTTCCCTCGGTCCG encodes:
- a CDS encoding phage tail terminator family protein, whose amino-acid sequence is MFRSSLDAIRRLLKETIPEVAITYVNTAPDGFEQPSFFVQLAAHSSEFLNLNYRQQRMTWQIVYFPRLARGGEPDAFDQLDVSDRLMGALQASPALSAPDGSCYSLAGIDGGPRDGEVYITVILEGQAARELPEYDKMQEVHLDQNGG
- a CDS encoding phage head-tail connector protein codes for the protein MLTTLSKAKQQLLIMPEDSSADEQVALYLQAASEAVELYCRRSFELKERTELCSGLGSTMLPLRAYPVASILTVGEPEQLITNFVELEDGMLFRKEHWPRGIFNIPVRYTGGFVLPSDEPGGPEPTLPKSIELACLLLCKLLYSGEWGKVSERIGDYSVTYDKGIDGESPNLPRAVRGLLRSHVRRWR
- a CDS encoding phage portal protein; this translates as MGVLSRLISAKSEAYTMDDFHRQVVERARGGQVHSGVKVNEESAMRFITVYSCVRVLAETMGTLPLGVYKKRPGGGSDQAADHPVHDLLYSLPNDEMTTVTWREQQLGSQALAGNCYSVITLDGRGRPADLYPIPWTMVEPFRDLSDGKIKYRITDRGKQEVYPASAIFHVPGLGFDGIMGYSPIRMAAESIGVGLAAAEFAARFYGQGMNVGGVIEVQEELSEVAYNRLRDDLEARGSGLANSWRPLLLEEGSKFSRIPMSFNDAQFIENRKFTRDEICGLFRVPPHMIANLERSTNNNIEHQAIEFVQYSLMPYLVAWEKTINWKLFTAAERRAGYYAKFNVSGLLRGDYKSRQEGLAQMRQNGVINANKWLEIEDMNPIDGPEGEAYLVNGNMVSPTAAAGQTKPNSGGGGESK
- a CDS encoding phage major capsid protein yields the protein MKNQSKFRFPLNLQTFAEGAVESLAELLQARASVHDQQQAIVNKAKTEGRNLTDEEEAEYDRLDASFDDYSAKIEAAQKQEGRENKMAARTAVLNQTSGQPFRPAAVAGAPVQAKRLDNGGFQNLGEIIHAVRFGDSTGRLQNLPVGQGEGGGYGVPEAFRDQIMPKFQNQWSMGVDSEGGYAVPDQFIPDVLQIGASPSVVRPRATVIPAGDPPDSKVTMPALNQGTNGVYGGVQVQWIGEGADKPDTNASLAEVSLQPNEVAATTIVTDKLLRNWKAADSFIRGLLTKAMTAAEDIAFLTGNGTGKPTGVLGAAGGLVVKRATANKIQFIDILQMLASLLPESTSNSVFVANQSAMVMIASLKDDAGNSIFIRGDATRGLPSTLFGIPIVFTGKTPALGAKGDLMLVDLSYYLIKDGSGPFIAASEHVMFKQNKTVIKVFWNVDGKPWVVAPLTLENGVTKVSPYVILDIPAV
- a CDS encoding DUF3599 family protein, whose product is MGPGMLNQRCTVWRALPQKDEYNSPINGPNDYQRVSSHPCRLSRKSISAVRGEPQTEIAEVYMIYMPVAAEVQAGDLVKVHGAGEYRAGEPYRPNNHHTEVQIEREAPA
- a CDS encoding head maturation protease, ClpP-related; protein product: MKRFWNFKASADGDNVELRIEGEIVSDDDAWIYEWFGIPVANPSAFKEELSAYKGKDITVWIDSWGGDVFAAAGMYNALKEHKGKVVVKIDGKAASAGSVIAMAGDEVYMSPVSILMIHNPWSGTRGEAKDMRHMADVLDEVKQTLVNAYQMKTGLSANKISRLMDEETWMSAKKAVAEGFANGILYTDEAVPADADPAVQDSFMFSRLAIQNSVSQAMDRFAEQYNRIKPPKQETPAPEANMTTESTTPERAPSAPLSLFEKQLALKGRVLNR
- a CDS encoding HK97 gp10 family phage protein — encoded protein: MSFKIDGLDKLSKALGKAAKDKTRYDQLRYDVGKKHLDNCASEAPVSSGRLKASFKRELYKGQKEWILFVDPGETIEVGTKVWYAKMVEDGHRLIKVTRKKTKTGKIRRYKKDLGFVAGTHFTKRALERTNRDIPDMVDDFIGDLGREAGFDVS